One genomic window of Sphingomonas ginsengisoli An et al. 2013 includes the following:
- a CDS encoding RHS repeat domain-containing protein, translating into MCLLAAPAAAETITYTYDALGRLVTVTHAGGRNDGVNAVYNYDKADNRTSVQVTGNNLPVGGATGAGVSSNTIYIVVPLNGFATVRAK; encoded by the coding sequence ATGTGCCTGCTTGCGGCTCCAGCAGCAGCTGAAACCATCACCTACACCTACGACGCGCTCGGCCGGTTGGTAACGGTTACCCACGCAGGTGGGCGGAATGACGGCGTGAACGCGGTCTACAACTACGACAAAGCGGACAACCGGACGTCGGTGCAGGTGACGGGTAACAACCTGCCGGTTGGCGGAGCGACCGGTGCAGGCGTCTCTTCAAATACAATCTACATCGTCGTTCCGCTCAACGGCTTTGCCACAGTGAGGGCCAAATAA
- a CDS encoding TrbC/VirB2 family protein — protein sequence MTGSLAVTVAVIAVAWIGLMLLTGKMNPRVSARTILGCFIVFGAGGLAAALLSLGSPSQEAEIAAISPAPVAPITSPIAAPPSKPQTPSDPYAGAVLQQPR from the coding sequence ATGACGGGCTCGCTCGCTGTCACTGTTGCTGTGATCGCAGTGGCTTGGATCGGGCTTATGCTGCTTACTGGCAAGATGAATCCTCGTGTCTCAGCGCGAACGATCTTAGGCTGCTTCATTGTATTTGGAGCAGGTGGTCTGGCCGCAGCGCTGCTGAGCCTTGGCTCGCCATCTCAAGAAGCCGAAATCGCTGCGATTTCACCAGCACCAGTAGCTCCAATCACGTCGCCGATCGCAGCGCCCCCAAGCAAGCCGCAGACGCCTTCAGATCCTTACGCGGGGGCTGTTCTGCAACAACCGAGGTGA
- a CDS encoding M15 family metallopeptidase, giving the protein MTKLADMVPVSSIPNLNVGLSSAREETMISCLGSPQLPLTTDDTPERASALVRKLEFFKKIGGVNANGIAPAVKSLATLLSKAFRDNPELRPVLRGDGMLVVRLRRPTDGHPSKLISNHAWGTAIDLRLDKTPPPANTGHVVPNFIALLVPYFNEAGWYSGIGFADDMHFEVADQTIRTWAHEGELGYTYAQFERFSVPLGRAGIPDHLIASHPDHELELAETYKPFVAASAAKYSLDPLLVYALGSRESDWGLTLKPPGPAGTGDWRPRSAAKWGYSMPPDGLGWGRGLLQADYQQPFAQTGNWRDPGANIDHGCRELAENIAYFDAHKAPNIDPLRAGVAAYNCGRGGVRTAIAAGLDVDHFTTGKNYSADVLYRRTRFKSLVA; this is encoded by the coding sequence ATGACAAAGCTCGCCGATATGGTGCCAGTCTCGTCAATACCGAATCTCAATGTGGGATTGAGTTCGGCGCGCGAGGAAACGATGATTAGCTGCCTGGGCAGCCCGCAACTCCCGTTAACGACTGACGATACGCCCGAGCGCGCCAGCGCCCTTGTCCGCAAGCTTGAGTTCTTCAAAAAGATCGGCGGCGTCAATGCTAACGGAATTGCGCCAGCGGTGAAGAGCTTGGCAACCTTGCTCTCGAAGGCCTTCAGGGACAATCCCGAACTCAGGCCCGTGCTGCGCGGCGATGGTATGTTAGTCGTGAGATTGCGGCGACCGACTGATGGCCACCCCTCGAAACTGATCAGCAACCACGCCTGGGGAACGGCAATCGATCTCAGACTCGATAAGACGCCGCCGCCAGCAAATACAGGCCACGTCGTTCCCAACTTTATCGCGCTCTTAGTGCCATACTTTAATGAAGCTGGATGGTATTCTGGGATCGGCTTTGCCGACGACATGCATTTTGAAGTTGCTGACCAGACCATTCGGACGTGGGCGCACGAAGGAGAGCTAGGCTACACATACGCCCAGTTTGAAAGGTTCTCAGTGCCCTTAGGACGCGCTGGCATCCCCGACCACCTTATCGCGTCTCACCCTGATCACGAATTAGAGCTTGCCGAAACGTACAAGCCGTTTGTCGCCGCCTCTGCAGCAAAATATTCACTCGATCCCTTGCTTGTTTATGCACTTGGCTCGCGCGAGTCCGACTGGGGGCTGACTCTCAAGCCACCGGGCCCCGCCGGAACCGGTGATTGGAGGCCTCGTAGCGCAGCAAAGTGGGGGTATTCTATGCCTCCGGATGGCCTGGGCTGGGGCAGGGGCTTGCTGCAGGCAGATTACCAACAGCCCTTCGCCCAAACAGGCAATTGGCGTGACCCGGGCGCGAATATTGATCATGGCTGTCGCGAATTAGCCGAGAACATCGCTTACTTTGATGCCCACAAGGCGCCGAACATCGATCCACTCCGAGCGGGTGTTGCAGCTTACAATTGCGGCCGTGGGGGAGTGCGGACGGCTATCGCAGCAGGACTAGACGTTGATCACTTCACCACAGGAAAAAACTATTCAGCCGATGTCTTGTACCGCAGGACTCGTTTCAAGAGTCTAGTCGCTTGA
- a CDS encoding murein L,D-transpeptidase catalytic domain-containing protein, whose product MDSLEKHGCRPGPRAEVMVVDFALPSGTPRSWLVNVVTGAGQDVPFIVAHGQGSDPDQKGRAVFFGNIHDSQMSSLGAFVGGRDAKTDAHPDAVVLYGLDGPLNDQARSRFIYLHSTFNESPDYVSDEYIEGNGHKAGRSCGCFVVQRDAFIRRLKPAVSNGGFIYAGYSGSIDTHHRFYPGPRRECGTNIDRRSASTNRLRREIRDRPIGVAGSEEGKRSKRGSDEAPGGAP is encoded by the coding sequence ATGGACAGTCTGGAAAAGCACGGCTGCCGACCTGGACCGCGCGCGGAGGTCATGGTCGTGGATTTTGCGCTCCCCTCCGGCACGCCGCGATCTTGGTTAGTGAACGTTGTCACCGGCGCTGGTCAGGACGTGCCTTTCATCGTTGCCCATGGACAGGGCTCCGATCCTGATCAGAAGGGCCGAGCAGTTTTTTTTGGGAATATTCACGACAGTCAAATGTCTTCGCTAGGCGCCTTTGTAGGTGGCAGGGACGCGAAGACGGATGCCCATCCTGACGCGGTGGTGCTTTACGGACTGGACGGACCGCTCAACGATCAGGCGCGATCAAGATTTATTTACCTCCACTCAACCTTCAACGAGTCTCCCGATTACGTGAGTGACGAGTATATTGAGGGCAATGGTCACAAGGCTGGACGGAGCTGCGGCTGTTTTGTTGTACAGCGCGATGCCTTCATAAGAAGGTTGAAACCCGCTGTCTCGAACGGTGGATTCATTTATGCCGGATACTCTGGAAGTATAGACACCCACCATCGCTTCTATCCGGGACCAAGAAGAGAATGCGGGACTAATATCGATAGACGCTCAGCAAGCACCAATCGACTCCGTCGAGAAATTCGAGATAGACCAATTGGCGTCGCGGGCAGCGAAGAAGGCAAGCGTTCTAAGCGTGGGAGCGATGAGGCGCCTGGCGGCGCGCCCTAG
- a CDS encoding DUF6232 family protein: MNTVEIREQQPRHGAATLLVGVGAIVLLGNLAPGNQGWMVAAIFLALGAYLWIKAKAVYRLFLMTSSNKVQAYQSKDASETTALRQAVEGAMMGR; this comes from the coding sequence ATGAACACCGTTGAGATCCGAGAACAGCAACCAAGGCACGGGGCAGCCACCCTCCTAGTAGGCGTCGGCGCAATCGTGCTTCTTGGTAACCTCGCACCTGGCAATCAAGGTTGGATGGTCGCCGCCATATTCTTGGCTCTTGGCGCATATCTCTGGATTAAGGCTAAAGCTGTTTACCGGCTTTTCCTTATGACATCGAGCAACAAGGTCCAAGCCTACCAAAGCAAAGATGCGAGCGAAACCACTGCGCTTCGGCAAGCCGTTGAAGGCGCAATGATGGGGCGTTGA
- a CDS encoding DUF5681 domain-containing protein, whose protein sequence is MSKKPDVHSKDENTRRPKRRKPRSELYKGNNEGGFCNPPVRTQFGMGNKGGGRPRGSTLESALRKALAKRIAVNRDGERMSMAVADAYAERILEALFKGPASPRMLEFGIRLLQTYGRQDNVAEEAKSGLTNIKALSLAESTLLLALMNKGMGEPAPQDRESPLGPQYARRLAGTYEVTRGADGMVAIRNTDWLVHD, encoded by the coding sequence GTGAGCAAGAAGCCGGATGTTCACTCCAAGGATGAGAACACGCGCCGGCCCAAACGGCGGAAACCCCGTTCCGAACTCTATAAGGGAAACAACGAAGGGGGCTTTTGCAACCCGCCTGTTCGTACCCAGTTCGGCATGGGTAACAAGGGCGGCGGACGTCCGCGAGGCAGCACGCTCGAGAGCGCCCTCCGAAAAGCTCTCGCGAAGCGCATCGCCGTCAACCGAGATGGCGAACGCATGTCGATGGCAGTCGCCGACGCCTATGCGGAGCGTATTCTCGAAGCGCTCTTCAAGGGACCGGCATCTCCGCGCATGCTCGAGTTTGGCATCCGGCTGCTGCAAACTTACGGGCGGCAGGACAACGTCGCTGAAGAAGCCAAGAGCGGCCTTACGAACATCAAGGCATTGTCGCTTGCCGAGAGTACGCTGCTGCTTGCCCTGATGAATAAAGGAATGGGTGAGCCGGCTCCTCAAGACAGAGAGTCGCCGCTCGGACCGCAGTACGCGCGACGATTGGCGGGCACCTACGAGGTCACGCGTGGTGCCGACGGCATGGTAGCGATCCGAAATACTGACTGGTTGGTACACGACTGA
- a CDS encoding site-specific DNA-methyltransferase: MAKVRTCALEIVELPIEHIKPYPQNPKLHPEKQLAMLEASFRRFGMINPVLVAPDGELIAGHARHLAAMRLGLVSIPAVILPHLSEAEQKAYRIADNRISDKGEWSVELLSREIKLIRTLEVGISPIELGFETPEMDEVLFGTDQGDASVEQVPEPHRNSPATCRPGDVFTFGDKHRIGCLDAKQRSSFELLLDRECARAVISDQPWNLPASFISGRGKTKHPDFHECAGEMTREEFLAFTKGVLRNQASCCAPGTLIYQFIDWRSVDVMLEAGKNEVGELVNICVWAKQSGRLGSPYRSQHELVCVFRVPGGKTKDNVCLGKYGRNRTNLWRYDAPSAFGNGHAELKSHPTAKNVSMISDAILDCTDEGDVVLDAFLGSGTTVLAADRVGRRGFGMEIDPWYADLAIRRLSEQMGVDPIHSSGMVWSDLKASRQEGGL; this comes from the coding sequence GTGGCCAAGGTTCGCACATGCGCTCTCGAGATCGTCGAACTGCCGATCGAGCACATCAAGCCCTATCCGCAAAACCCGAAGCTGCATCCGGAGAAGCAGCTTGCGATGCTCGAGGCCTCGTTCCGGCGGTTCGGAATGATCAATCCGGTCCTCGTCGCGCCCGATGGCGAGCTGATCGCTGGTCACGCGCGGCATCTCGCCGCAATGCGGCTCGGTCTCGTTAGCATTCCGGCGGTGATCCTGCCGCACCTCAGTGAAGCTGAGCAGAAGGCTTACCGGATCGCCGACAACCGCATCTCGGATAAGGGCGAGTGGTCCGTGGAACTCCTGTCCCGCGAGATCAAGCTGATCAGGACGCTCGAGGTAGGGATCTCGCCGATCGAGCTTGGTTTCGAAACGCCGGAGATGGATGAGGTTCTCTTCGGGACTGACCAAGGGGATGCGTCTGTTGAGCAGGTGCCCGAGCCCCACCGAAATAGCCCTGCCACTTGCCGCCCCGGCGACGTCTTCACGTTTGGAGACAAGCACCGCATTGGCTGCCTGGACGCCAAGCAGCGGTCGAGTTTTGAGCTGTTGTTGGACCGAGAATGTGCGCGGGCGGTCATCTCGGACCAGCCGTGGAATCTGCCGGCAAGCTTCATCTCGGGCCGAGGCAAAACCAAACATCCTGACTTTCACGAGTGCGCCGGTGAGATGACTCGCGAAGAGTTCCTCGCCTTTACCAAGGGAGTTCTGCGCAACCAGGCGTCCTGCTGCGCGCCGGGGACGCTGATCTACCAATTCATCGACTGGCGCAGCGTGGACGTGATGCTTGAGGCCGGCAAGAATGAGGTGGGTGAACTCGTCAATATCTGCGTCTGGGCGAAGCAGTCGGGCAGGCTCGGCTCGCCATACAGGAGCCAGCACGAACTGGTGTGCGTGTTTCGCGTGCCCGGGGGCAAAACTAAGGACAACGTTTGCCTCGGCAAGTACGGTCGCAACCGCACGAACCTGTGGCGTTATGACGCGCCCTCAGCGTTCGGTAACGGCCACGCAGAGTTGAAAAGTCATCCCACGGCCAAGAACGTGAGCATGATTTCGGACGCTATCCTTGATTGTACCGACGAAGGAGACGTCGTTCTCGATGCTTTTCTTGGCTCCGGCACCACGGTGCTCGCTGCCGATCGAGTGGGGCGTCGCGGCTTCGGGATGGAAATCGACCCGTGGTACGCCGATCTGGCGATCAGGCGCCTCAGCGAGCAGATGGGTGTAGATCCGATTCATTCCTCCGGAATGGTCTGGTCGGACCTGAAAGCTTCCCGTCAGGAGGGAGGCCTGTGA
- a CDS encoding helicase-related protein: MSQLSVERTSASLESPSPAPTTEKTAAALLDAVSQHELIYLAADEVVGRDLQRMVAAAAPEALVLFYPASDSLPGESAPPTPANAGERTAVLRHVHVELTRPDRRRIMLVSSGEAAARLTAPPAAFATSPPIVTPGQERSLEALAAELIELGYVADDRVDEPGEVGLRGQVLDVFPADTHQPFRIEVADGKVTAIRAFDAVTQLTVDECDRLELGRVSEPALGDGATLLDHLPGALLALADKADGRRRRFLDLAKDAGKRRPRRALRDICPDERWQAAVADHEPLAIAGGDSEPPPRFAEQRAPDRAFLRFARDTLAAGERLLIAGTPRDLRFLAPRIARKLKQELQPLERWSDAATLEPGAVATLAAPFLRGFRRSGLVVVAAADLLGSRAQRDDAAALSDPLAMLQAPELRLGDVVVHEDHGIGVVTGLQSLDDEGEAIVLRFAGDARRLVPVAEADRLWRYGADEDAVTLDKLDGSSWEKRRLDILKGIAETARGLVALAAEREKLEAPSLEPDPARYEQFAADFPFTETADQARAIETIRGDLASGKPMDRLLIGDVGYGKTEVALRAAAMAALAGRQVVIAAPTTVLARQHLETARERFGALGIEVGGLSRLTSASERKRMLVGIADGSIRVVVGTGAVAGKAVGYADLALVIVDEEQRFGAADKAKLRALGAGHVLTLSATPIPRTLQMALIGLQQVSVLGTPPARRQPIRTTIAGYDEASVRTALLREHQRGGQSFVVVPRIEDMADMAKRIAKAAPELELLQAHGKLPAAEIDEVMVRFAGGEGDVLLATNIIEAGLDVPRANTMLVWRADRFGLSQLHQLRGRVGRGSRRGQIYLLTEEGAEIAPRTRARLATLQAFDRLGAGFEISARDLDQRGAGDLLSDEQSGHVKLIGVDLYQHLLERALREARGEPADDWVPELNLGDIGHLPASWIPDEEIRVGLYARFARLADLGALERFEAELADRFGELPAQVERMLVAARLRVLARAAGIARLDAGPAAIAFTPRRGRTPSDLPVELEEKGDRFLLREALDTDADRLARSEELLAAMA; the protein is encoded by the coding sequence GTGTCCCAACTTTCTGTCGAGCGCACCAGCGCTTCCCTTGAGTCGCCTTCGCCCGCCCCGACCACCGAAAAGACTGCCGCCGCGCTGCTCGACGCGGTTTCGCAGCATGAACTCATCTACCTCGCCGCCGACGAGGTAGTCGGGCGCGACCTTCAGCGGATGGTCGCCGCCGCCGCGCCCGAGGCGTTGGTGCTCTTCTATCCCGCGAGCGATTCGCTTCCCGGCGAGTCCGCCCCGCCGACCCCGGCCAACGCGGGCGAACGCACCGCGGTCCTCCGCCACGTCCATGTCGAGCTGACCAGGCCCGACCGCCGCCGGATCATGCTCGTCAGCAGCGGCGAAGCGGCGGCGCGGCTGACCGCGCCTCCGGCCGCTTTTGCCACCTCGCCCCCGATCGTCACGCCCGGCCAGGAACGCAGCCTCGAGGCGCTCGCTGCTGAGCTGATCGAGCTCGGCTATGTCGCCGACGACCGGGTCGACGAGCCGGGCGAGGTCGGCCTGCGCGGCCAGGTGCTCGACGTCTTCCCCGCCGACACTCACCAGCCGTTCCGGATCGAGGTCGCCGACGGCAAGGTCACCGCCATCCGCGCCTTCGACGCCGTCACCCAGCTCACCGTCGACGAGTGCGACCGGCTCGAACTCGGGCGGGTGAGCGAGCCGGCGCTTGGGGACGGCGCGACCCTGCTCGACCACCTGCCGGGCGCGCTGCTCGCGTTGGCCGACAAGGCCGACGGCCGCCGTCGCCGCTTCCTCGATCTCGCCAAGGACGCCGGCAAGCGCCGCCCGCGCCGCGCGCTCCGCGACATCTGCCCCGACGAGCGCTGGCAGGCGGCGGTGGCCGACCACGAACCGCTCGCCATCGCCGGTGGCGACAGTGAGCCACCGCCGCGCTTCGCCGAGCAGCGCGCCCCCGACCGCGCCTTTCTCCGTTTCGCGCGCGACACACTCGCCGCCGGCGAGCGATTACTGATCGCCGGCACCCCCCGCGACCTGCGTTTCCTGGCGCCGCGAATCGCGCGCAAGCTCAAGCAGGAACTTCAACCGCTCGAACGGTGGAGCGACGCCGCCACGCTCGAACCCGGCGCCGTCGCGACGCTCGCCGCGCCCTTCCTGCGCGGGTTTCGGCGTTCCGGTCTCGTGGTGGTCGCGGCGGCCGATCTCCTCGGCAGCCGCGCGCAACGCGACGACGCGGCCGCGCTCAGCGATCCGCTGGCGATGCTCCAGGCGCCTGAGCTGCGGCTCGGCGATGTTGTGGTGCACGAAGATCACGGCATCGGGGTCGTCACCGGCCTCCAATCGCTCGACGACGAGGGCGAGGCGATCGTCCTGCGGTTCGCGGGCGATGCCCGCCGGCTGGTCCCGGTCGCAGAGGCCGACCGGCTGTGGCGCTACGGCGCCGACGAGGACGCCGTGACGCTCGATAAGCTCGACGGCTCGAGCTGGGAGAAGCGCCGGCTCGACATCCTCAAGGGCATCGCTGAAACCGCGCGCGGACTGGTCGCGCTCGCCGCCGAACGCGAAAAGCTGGAGGCACCCTCACTCGAACCGGACCCGGCACGCTACGAACAGTTCGCCGCCGACTTCCCCTTCACCGAAACCGCCGACCAAGCCCGCGCAATCGAGACCATCCGCGGCGACCTCGCCTCGGGCAAGCCGATGGACCGGCTGCTGATCGGCGACGTCGGTTACGGCAAGACCGAGGTCGCCTTGCGCGCGGCGGCGATGGCGGCGCTCGCCGGGCGCCAAGTGGTCATCGCCGCCCCGACCACGGTGCTCGCCCGCCAGCATCTCGAAACCGCGCGCGAACGCTTTGGTGCGCTCGGAATCGAGGTCGGCGGCCTCTCGCGGCTGACCTCCGCAAGCGAGCGCAAGCGCATGCTTGTCGGCATCGCCGACGGCAGCATTCGCGTCGTCGTCGGCACCGGCGCGGTCGCCGGCAAGGCGGTCGGCTATGCCGACCTTGCGCTCGTCATCGTCGACGAGGAGCAGCGCTTCGGCGCGGCCGACAAGGCCAAGCTGCGCGCGCTCGGCGCGGGACATGTGCTGACGCTCAGCGCGACCCCGATTCCCCGCACCCTCCAGATGGCGCTGATCGGGCTCCAGCAGGTGTCGGTGCTCGGCACGCCGCCGGCGCGTCGCCAGCCCATTCGCACCACCATCGCCGGCTATGACGAGGCGAGCGTGCGCACCGCGCTGCTGCGCGAGCATCAGCGCGGCGGGCAAAGCTTCGTCGTGGTGCCGCGGATCGAGGACATGGCCGACATGGCGAAGCGCATCGCCAAGGCCGCGCCCGAGCTCGAACTGCTCCAGGCCCATGGCAAATTGCCCGCCGCCGAGATCGACGAGGTGATGGTCCGCTTCGCCGGCGGCGAGGGCGACGTGCTGCTCGCCACCAACATCATCGAGGCCGGGCTCGACGTGCCCCGCGCCAATACCATGCTGGTCTGGCGCGCCGACCGCTTCGGCCTGTCGCAGCTTCACCAGTTGCGCGGCCGGGTCGGGCGCGGCTCCCGCCGCGGGCAAATCTATCTGCTGACCGAGGAGGGCGCCGAGATCGCCCCGCGCACCCGCGCCCGGCTCGCCACGTTGCAAGCGTTCGACCGCTTGGGCGCCGGGTTCGAGATCAGCGCCCGCGACCTCGACCAGCGCGGCGCCGGCGACCTGCTGAGCGACGAGCAGTCGGGCCACGTCAAGCTAATCGGGGTCGACCTCTACCAGCATCTGCTCGAACGCGCGCTCCGCGAAGCGCGCGGCGAGCCGGCCGACGACTGGGTGCCCGAGCTTAATCTCGGCGACATCGGCCACCTGCCGGCAAGCTGGATCCCCGACGAGGAAATCCGGGTCGGGCTCTACGCTCGCTTCGCGCGGCTCGCCGACCTTGGCGCACTCGAACGGTTCGAGGCGGAACTGGCCGACCGCTTCGGCGAACTCCCGGCACAGGTCGAGCGGATGCTTGTCGCCGCGCGTCTCCGCGTCCTCGCCCGCGCCGCGGGCATCGCCCGGCTCGACGCCGGCCCCGCCGCCATCGCTTTCACGCCGCGTCGGGGTCGCACTCCGTCCGACCTGCCCGTCGAACTCGAGGAAAAGGGCGACCGCTTCCTGCTGCGCGAGGCGCTCGACACCGACGCCGACCGCCTCGCCCGCAGCGAGGAACTGCTCGCGGCGATGGCCTGA